The Deinococcus deserti VCD115 region GCCGATCAACTTGTGGACCTGAAGGGGAAGGTGCCTGCCTCCGAGCTCAAGCAGCACTTCAAAGGCATCGTGGATGCAAACACTGTGAACGGCAAGCTTGTCGCCATCCCGTGGTTCACGGACGCAGGCCTCCTGTACTACCGCACGGACCTGCTGAAGAAGTACGGCTACAAGGCGCCGCCCAGGACCTGGGCCGAACTCAGGACCATGGCACAGAAGATCCAGGCAGGAGAACGAAAGACGAATAAGGCCTTCACAGGATTCGTCTTCCAGGGCCGGAACGGCGAAAGCCTGACCTGCGACGCGCTGGAGTGGGTCGCGTCCTTCGGCGGCGGGACCATCGTGGATGACTCCGGGAAAATCACCATCAACAACCCCAAAGCTGCCCAGGCGCTCGACACGGCGGCAAGCTGGATTCGTGACATTACCCCCGCCGGGGTCATCGCGTACGACGAGGAACAGTCCCGCGGCACCTTCCAGTCAGGAAACGCCGCCTTCATGCGCAACTGGCCCTACGCCTGGGCTTTGGGTCAGAGTGAGGACTCGCGCGTCAAAGGCAAGATCGGCGTGGCCGCCCTCCCCGCTGGACCCGGCGGCAAGCCAGCTGCGACCCTGGGTGGCTGGAACCTTGCGGTCAACACCTACTCCAAAAACCAGGCCGCAGCCATTGACCTGATCCGCTACCTCACCAGCCCTGAGGAGCAGAAGATTCGCGCAACCGCACCGGGAGCTTCTTTCAATCCCACCGTGCAGGCGCTGTACAAGGACCCCCAGGTCCTGAAGGTCAATCCCTTCTACAGCAGCCTGATCAGCGTGTTTACGAACGCGGTCGCGCGTCCGTCCGGCCCGACCAAGGGCAAGTACAATCAGGTCTCACAAGCGTTCGCCAACGCTGCGAGCAGTGTGCTCAACCGCAAGGCCACTGGTCAGGCAGCCGTTGCCCAGCTCTCGACTGAGCTTTCTCGGATCAAGGGCCGGGGCTGGTAAGCCCGCACGACACAGGTATTGGGCTCGGACTTGAAGATTTTGGGGAACGCCCGTGTATCGCGCGTTCTCCATCTGTGTGCAGCAAGGGTAAGGCAGCACCGGACGCACTGTGTGCCCTGGACCACCAGTGGGAAGTGTGGTTGCGCCTACAGGACTTGAGGAGGGCATCGGGCCGCTGGACCTCAATGGCGGCGCACGGCGCGAGAGTGGCTTCAGGACGTCCCACTGACAGGCTTACTCACCACCGCGGTGCTTTCGAATATGCCTTGTCACGCAGTCTCGGTCCAGTTCCTATGCCGAAGATCCGTCCTGATGATGACCTTCGCGCAGGATGTCGCGGCTGGTCAGTCGCTTGAAATGGGGTGCCAGCCATTCACTCCTGTAGTGGAACGAGGGACCGTTGCTTTGCGCAGAGCAGCACTGGCCAGATCGTAAAACCCGGTCAGTTCCTTGCTGTTCGGGTAAGCCCGCAGCGCCCGCTGGGTGACGTCCACCGTCTTCTGGTGCTGCCCTGCCTGGGTCCAGGCTTCAAAGGCTTCCTGACGGTACAGGAAGTACACCGTGGGCACACCCAGACGAACCGCGCGGTCGAAGGACTCGGTGGCGGCCCGAACGTCGCCCAACCGGAGCTGAGCCTTGGCCAGTCCCCACCAGGCATAAGGGTCATTTGGCCGGGCTTTGACGTCCTGCTCGCCATGCTGCCTGAGGTGCTGCCAGTTTGCGGCTGCGCTGAAATCAGCGCCCAGAATCTGACGCACTTCCGCTTCCCGGGCAGGCGGGTAAGCCACCAGATACTCGCCGTTGTAGTACTGCCACAGGGCCATCAGCTGCGCAGTGCTCAGGCGCAGCGAGGGGCCAAGCAAGGGATCACTGATCAGAAACTGTCCTTTGCTGTAGCCGTAGACCGTGCGGAAGTGAGCCACATTGCTGCCGGTTTGCAGACGTTGTTGCAGCACGACCGGAAAACCACGGGCGACCAGGGCACGGACCAGTTCAGCGTCGCCGGCATACCGGATCACGCTACGAAGGCCAGCCCGGCCCAGGTATCCGGCGAGTTCCAGGCTCGTCACCTGCGGATCGCCGGGGTAATCCTTCATGGCGTTCGCCGCCTGAGCCTGCGTCACCTGGGTGCCGTAGTACCCAAGGAGCGTGATTGCCGTTACGGGTGCACAATTGTTCAGGGCCTGAAACTCATGACGAATATTTTTGAGCGTCACACTGACCGGTTGAGCAGACGCGGCGCTCCACCCGCACCACAACAGCAGCATCCAGCGAAGGGGCATGCGTCATTTTCCTCGGGGTTGCTCTTCCTAAGGTGCTGCTTGTATTGCGATCTCTTGCGAAACATTTCACCCATAAAAGGACCTGCCAACCAGGTTCTGCGTTCGACGCGCATGATGCACCGGCGTTTTATAGGGCACGCTATAAATTGACACCGATTTGAGGTGGCTGAAGATCACCAAGTGCTGTCCACCGCGTCCAGGTAGTGAGATGAATTATCCCTGTTGTCCACACTTGCTTGATATGGGACGGCACGACCTGTATGGCAGGGGTACCATGATCCTATGAACCCCGTGCGGGAATGGAACTGGAAGAGCGGCGCATGGCTCTTGGGGGCGTTGCTACTGGTGGTTCTGGTCTATCAGCTGTCTGGAACGCATCTGGAGGCGTATCAGGTTGAGCTCAGCTTGATCTCAATGATCCTTATGGTGCTCTATGCGACCGACCGGACCTTTGTGCTGTGGCGACGAGGGGATTACCGCATGGCACTGGGAAACGCGTTCTTCTGCACTGTCGCGCTCATGCTGCAAGCCCGTTCCTTACTTATGATGGTGCGCTCTTGAAAACGGCCTGGGGCCCAGGCTGGCAACAAGTGGTTTGAACCTAGGCCGTATAGAGCCCAGCGAGCAGCTGAGGCACCACCACTGTGTCTCAGCCCGAGAACCCGAGGAGGTGGTAGATCAGGGTTGGAATCCCGAAGCGGTCCGTCGTCTGAAAGTGCATCTGTTTCGTGTCGTCGATACCTGGATGAAATCCGGACCCTGCTTTGGTAGACAGGCGCCGCAACGTAGACCCGCTGCATACTTGCAATGCTCTGCGCATAGCGCGCTATAATGACCAGCATCAAAGGCGGCCTTCGGGTCGCTTTTTCATTGACCCCCCCGCGCACTGGTCCTGACCATAGTTGTGCTAAGGCACGACCCGGAAGATATCCTCCCGAAATTACGGTCCCAAGCGGGCCAGAAATCATGGTCCATAATGGTCAGATCATGTGGCCGTACAACGCAAGACCGAACCATACATTCGTGACCTTGACCAACCGTACGGCAGTGAACGCGTACCGGCAGGAAGCCCAGATCGTCCCGTTGAGCAGCGGTCCCATGTACGCTTTTTCCGTTCCGTTCTGCATGCCCGTGGTACGTGCTGGCGTAGGGTGCAGAAACAGCCGCGCCCCCGCTCCCGATAAGCACGTTCAGCTCACAGGCTTCCTTCACGCCGCGCACCATAAAACCCGCATTCTGGACGGATTCGCCGGGGTGGACGCATGAGTGCTCCTGGACCATCAGACAAGGTGACGACTTCTCTGGAGCAGGTGAACACCTGGGCGGAGCACCACCTCCCCGAGCTCACGAAGCTGGCCACTGAGATCTGGCATCACGCTGAACTCCGGTACGAGGAAATGCAGTCGATGCAGGCTCAACAGCGCGTCCTGCGTGACGCTGGGTTCGAGCTGACTACCGGAGTGGCGGGCATCCCCACCGCCTTCAGCGCGCAGGTCGGCTCCCATGGCCCAGTGGTGGCGCTTCTCGGCGAATATGACGCCCTTTCTGGGCTCAGCCAGCGGGCCGGCGTGGCCGTGCCCGATCCCCTTCATCCAGGAGGCAATGGTCACGGCTGTGGCCATCACCTGCTTGGTACTGCGGCCCTTGGCGCCGTGCTGGTATTGCGAGACTACCTCCAGGCCAGCGGCCAGCCAGGCATCGTCCGGTACTACGGATGCCCCGCAGAGGAAGGCGGATCCGGGAAGACGTTCATGGTCCGTGAAGGCGTATTCGATGATGTCAGCTTCGCGTTGACCTGGCATCCCGCCACAACCAATACATTGTTTCCGGGCCGGTCCCTGGCGAACATCCAGTGCGCGTTCCATTTCAGCGGAATTGCGGCCCACGCATCCGCCGCTCCCCATCTGGGCCGCAGCGCACTGGACGCCGTCGAACTGATGAACATCGGGGCCAACTACCTGCGAGAGCATCTGCCGCCCGCCGCAAAACTGCACTACGCTGTCACAAACACGGGAGGCACCTCGCCCAACGTGGTGCAGGCGGAAGCAGAAGTGCTGTACCTGATGCGCGCTGTGGACGATCAGGCCACCAGGGCAGTTTTTGACCGCGTGCAGGACGTAGCCCGGGGCGCCGCGCTCATGACAGGCACCCGGCTCACCTTAAAGTTCGAAAAAGCCTGTAGCAGTTTTCAGGCCAACCAGGCTCTGTCGGAAGTGGTTTCACGGATCCTGGGGCAGGTGGGAGCACCCACTTTCGATGACGCCGATGAAGTGTTCGCCGCGCAGATCCAGGCCACCCTTCCGCCCGAGGCCATTCAGGGTGACCGGCAGGTGCTGCGCTCCGGAAAAAGCTCAGCGGTCTTCGCCCGGGATGTCATTCCATACAGCGCTGAGAAGGCTCAGGAGCTGCTGCCAGGATCGACCGATGTCGCCGACGTCAGCTGGGTCGCGCCCACGGCCCAGTTCATGGCGGCCTGCTACGCCCTGGGCACCCAGGCTCATTCCTGGCAGCAGGTGGCGCAGGGCCTGGAACCCGCGGCCTTCAAGGGCATGTTGCAGGCAGTCAAGGTCCTGGCGGGAACGGCCATCACCGTGCTGGAAGATCCGGAGCTGTTGGCTCAGATTCGGGAAGAGCATGCCACGCGGCGAGCTGAAGTGCCTTATGTCAGTCCTATCCCAGCGGACGTGCTGCCTCCAGTGAACCGGACGTTTGAGGGTCAGGGCTAACCGATCGCCGTTTAATTCAGGAGCGATTCAATGCCGCAGCAGGGACGACTATCACGCCTATGTGACGGACACCTTTGCGCTGTCCTTGGTTTCAAAGGAGACCGTTATGTTCTCATTCCAGACCCAGGGTTATGACGTCATCGGCAGCAGCCTGCACTTCGCCGACAAACTGGACACCCTCGCCGAGTAATGCGGGAATAAGACTGATCCTCACCTCGGATTGTGCTGTCTCCATGAAACGGACCATGCTGCCAGTGGCCGGGGGCGTCAGTCACTGCCAGCCGGGCCCGCTCCTACTTCCAGCACCTGGAAGCGCTGCCCCGGGTCATCCGAAGGAGTAGTCATTTTTTCCGTTCCTGAAGGCTGCGTCCATCCTCAGTCACCAACCGGGGCGGCGGACGTCATCGTCGGGGCCGGTCTTTCGGGGCTCACTGCCGCTTACATCCTCGCGCGGTCGGGTGCTTGCGTTGTGGTGCTGGAAGCACGCGGCCACGCAGGTGGCAGAACGCTCACCCGCTCGGACGATCAGGGGCCCAGCGTGGACCTGGGCGCCACCTGGTCATGGCCGCACCAGACGCGCATCCGGCATCTCGCCCAGACACTGGGCGTTGCCCGTTTCGAGCAGTACGTGGAGGGCGACGCGATGCTAGATCTGGGGCCGCAGGGCACCGAACGTCATGCCGTGCGCTCCCCCATGGCTGGTGCCCTGCGCTCCGAACACGGCGCAGAGGCACTGAGCACCCGCCTGGCTGTAGCGCTGCCCGCAGGCAGCGTGAAGCTCGGTGTGCAGGTGACTGCTGTGCAGGTGCAGGGAGACACGGTCCTTGTCACGGCGACCGGGCGGGCTGGAGAAGCGAAGACGTTTCACGCTTCGGTGGTGATTGTCGCGTTGCCCCCCCGCCTTACGGGACAGACGATCACGTTTACGCCGGAGCTCCCCTCCGCGCTCACCCAGGTGCTGAGCGCCACCCCGACCTGGATGGGACACGCCATGAAAGCCGTCATGCGGTACGACTGCGCATTCTGGCGGGCGCAGGGCCTGTCCGGGTTCGCGGTCAGTTACACCGGACGACCCCTCCAGGAGATTCACGACGCCTCACCAGCGGACGCGGAGGCGGGCGCCCTGTTTGGCTTCTTCACCACGCATACCGGGGTGCGCCGTGCGCCTGCCCAGGAACGGCAGCACCAGGCCATGAAACAACTCGGGCGCCTGTTCGGACCGGCGGCGCTGCACCCACGGTCCTACGAAGAGATGCGCTGGAAGGCAGGAGCGGCTGTCCAGTACCGCACAGGATGAGGCGCCACAGAAGGTGTTCCCGGCGTACGGGCATCCGCTGCTGCGCGAACCCGCACTGGGTGGCCGCCTGTTGTGGGCCGGGGCGGAAACCTCGCCACTGAATGCTGAAGGGCGGGGTGCAGTCCGGCGAGCACGCCGCGCACCAGGTGCTGGCGCGACGTGCAGCGCAAAGGCAGCGGGGCGAAGAGAACAAGGGGAAGAGGCGCTCTCGCCCTCCGCGTCTGAATCAATAACCCAGGCGCCTCAGCGGGTCAGGGGACGGGACGCCGCCATGCTCATCTGCGATCGGTCACTCGGGTAGAGCCGCGCACCTTCCAGCTTCCGGATGCGTTCCTCTACCAGGTTGGTGTTGTTTCGTAGCGTCCAGGCTCCACCCTTGGCGTCTTTCACGACGACACCCGGCCCATCCGGTGCGGCGGTCCATTTGCCCTTGGTGACTTTGCCGTTCATGTCCTTCCACTCGTATGTGCCGTCCCCATTGATGCGCAGGGTGTCGCTTGCACTCGCGTACGCTACTTCATTCCAGGCCGATGTGCCGTCGGTACGGGTGTTGATTGCCATCGCTTCTCCAACCTTCCAGTCCCCGATGAAAAAGCCGGTCCAATACGGCTGGCGTTCGGTGTGCGCCACCCATCCCCAGTCGTAGAAATCATTCCACGTGGTGACCCCTGGGTCGTTCACGACGTACTGCTTCTCAAAATTGCCGCCCTGACCCGGCTGAGGCCCAACCGTGACGATGACTTTCCGTTTCCAGCCGACGCTGGTCAGAACCTGCACGACGTCACCAGCCTTAAAGGTGCCGAAAGCTGGCCATGGAGTCCTGCTGGTAGAAGCAGGAACAGCCGGTTTGGGTGCAGCCACGGGTGCTGGTGCTTTCAGCTGACACCAGCCCAACACGACACTTTCGGCATCTCCGTACAGCAGGCCCACGTAACGGTTGGTCTTGTCTGACAGCAGGAACGATATGGAGGCGCTCTCCTCATCCTCCGATTCATCCAACGATTTGAAGGTCAGCCCCCGGGCCTTGAACTGAGCGGTCAGGTCGGCACTGATCCGTTCTGCCAGGTCAGGGTTAGCCCAGACCAGGTACTCACTGGTCTGACAGCCACCGTTCTGGCCCTTGGCGAGCGTGTTCAGCACCTGCCCGAACTCGCGTGTCGCTGCCGCATCGGTCACACGGACCGCGCCGGGCGTCAGGGAAAGGCGGGTGATCGTGGAGGCTGTGGTTGGGCCCGGCTGCGCGTATACGGCAGACCAGAGCAGGACAGACAGGAGCGACAGGGCTTTTTTCATGACGTAGGGTCCTTTCATGATGAGTAGCCAGAGCGTACAGCGCGCTCACTTACGGATGACTCACGGATGCTGGGAGTGTCCTGTCGCCTGACCAGAGACGCGTGCCCACCACGTCATCTAAGGGTCCACACCAATCAGCCTCGACCAGCATTTATTCATCCAAGTGGCCGGAACGTGCTGATCGCATTCAGCCCTCCACAGTCACCCCCTTTTCACTGCGCATGTGCTTTCAGTGACGGATGGAGAAGGCCAGGGTTGGTGAGCAGCTTTTGAAGGGTCGCGGTCATGTGACCTCGTACACCTAGGCGCTGTGCTGGCAAGTGGGCAGAACGTGGGTGGTT contains the following coding sequences:
- a CDS encoding amidohydrolase, with the translated sequence MTTSLEQVNTWAEHHLPELTKLATEIWHHAELRYEEMQSMQAQQRVLRDAGFELTTGVAGIPTAFSAQVGSHGPVVALLGEYDALSGLSQRAGVAVPDPLHPGGNGHGCGHHLLGTAALGAVLVLRDYLQASGQPGIVRYYGCPAEEGGSGKTFMVREGVFDDVSFALTWHPATTNTLFPGRSLANIQCAFHFSGIAAHASAAPHLGRSALDAVELMNIGANYLREHLPPAAKLHYAVTNTGGTSPNVVQAEAEVLYLMRAVDDQATRAVFDRVQDVARGAALMTGTRLTLKFEKACSSFQANQALSEVVSRILGQVGAPTFDDADEVFAAQIQATLPPEAIQGDRQVLRSGKSSAVFARDVIPYSAEKAQELLPGSTDVADVSWVAPTAQFMAACYALGTQAHSWQQVAQGLEPAAFKGMLQAVKVLAGTAITVLEDPELLAQIREEHATRRAEVPYVSPIPADVLPPVNRTFEGQG
- a CDS encoding C39 family peptidase; translation: MPLRWMLLLWCGWSAASAQPVSVTLKNIRHEFQALNNCAPVTAITLLGYYGTQVTQAQAANAMKDYPGDPQVTSLELAGYLGRAGLRSVIRYAGDAELVRALVARGFPVVLQQRLQTGSNVAHFRTVYGYSKGQFLISDPLLGPSLRLSTAQLMALWQYYNGEYLVAYPPAREAEVRQILGADFSAAANWQHLRQHGEQDVKARPNDPYAWWGLAKAQLRLGDVRAATESFDRAVRLGVPTVYFLYRQEAFEAWTQAGQHQKTVDVTQRALRAYPNSKELTGFYDLASAALRKATVPRSTTGVNGWHPISSD
- a CDS encoding ABC transporter substrate-binding protein, which gives rise to MKRPMTVLSLTAAIVTAQAGAATVTIDCGAGTGYDLCKEGVNRWAKKTGNTAKFFESPNNSTDHLGLIQQQLAAKSADIDVYLIDIVWPGLLADQLVDLKGKVPASELKQHFKGIVDANTVNGKLVAIPWFTDAGLLYYRTDLLKKYGYKAPPRTWAELRTMAQKIQAGERKTNKAFTGFVFQGRNGESLTCDALEWVASFGGGTIVDDSGKITINNPKAAQALDTAASWIRDITPAGVIAYDEEQSRGTFQSGNAAFMRNWPYAWALGQSEDSRVKGKIGVAALPAGPGGKPAATLGGWNLAVNTYSKNQAAAIDLIRYLTSPEEQKIRATAPGASFNPTVQALYKDPQVLKVNPFYSSLISVFTNAVARPSGPTKGKYNQVSQAFANAASSVLNRKATGQAAVAQLSTELSRIKGRGW
- a CDS encoding flavin monoamine oxidase family protein, which codes for MCCLHETDHAASGRGRQSLPAGPAPTSSTWKRCPGSSEGVVIFSVPEGCVHPQSPTGAADVIVGAGLSGLTAAYILARSGACVVVLEARGHAGGRTLTRSDDQGPSVDLGATWSWPHQTRIRHLAQTLGVARFEQYVEGDAMLDLGPQGTERHAVRSPMAGALRSEHGAEALSTRLAVALPAGSVKLGVQVTAVQVQGDTVLVTATGRAGEAKTFHASVVIVALPPRLTGQTITFTPELPSALTQVLSATPTWMGHAMKAVMRYDCAFWRAQGLSGFAVSYTGRPLQEIHDASPADAEAGALFGFFTTHTGVRRAPAQERQHQAMKQLGRLFGPAALHPRSYEEMRWKAGAAVQYRTG